TGGCGCAGTCCACCAAGCAGTCACTGGTGATGGGCATCGCGCTGCACCCCTACCTGGTCGGCCAGCCACACCGGCTGCGGCCGCTGCGGCGCGCCCTGCAGGCGATCGTCGCAAGGCGCAACGACATCTGGATCACCACCGCGGGCGAGATCGCGGCATTCTCTCGCGCCCTGCCCGACGGCATCGTGCCGACATAAGAAACTGGAGACCTCAATTGACCGCCATCGACACACTGTTCCAGAACGCGCGGCTGACTGATGGCCAGCTGGTCGAAATCGCCGTCAGCGGCGGCAAGATCGTTGCGATCTCGCCGTCCCGGCAAAGTTACGGCGCAGTCGGCGACACCCATGATCTTGGCCGGCGCCTGGTGCTTCCCGGCATGGTCGAAGGTCATATCCACCTCGACAAATGCTTCATCGGCGACGACTGGAAGCCGCATCGGCCCTGCACCGCGGGCTTCAGCGTGCGCGAGCGCGTCAAATTCGAGAAGGAAGCGCTCGCCGGCGCCAAGCCGATTTCCGTTCGGGCAGCAGCCCTGATCGATCTTTGCGTCTCGCAAGGCACGACGCACATGCGCAGCCACGTCGATGTCGACGCCGCGGTCGGCCTGCAGCATTTCGAAGCGATCGCAGCGGCACGGGAGGCGCATCGCGAGAAGGTTTCAATCCAGATCGTCGCGTTTCCCCAGAGCGGCATCCTGACCTCGCCCGGAACAGCCGCATTGCTCGAAGACGCAGTTCGCGCCGGCGCCGACCTGATCGGCGGACTTGATCCCGCAGGCCACGATGGAGACGCCGCCGGCCATCTCGACGTCGTCTTTGGCATCGCGGAGCGGCATGGCGTCGGCATCGATATTCACCTGCATGACGGCGGTCTGCAGGGCATCGCGGAGATTGAGGAAATCGCGCGACGGACCAAAGCGTCGGGGCTTGGCGGCAAGGTCGCGATCAGTCATGCCTACGCGCTCGGCGAAGTGGCCGCTGACGTCGCTCAACGGACCGCGCAACAGCTCGCCGAATCCGGCGTCGCCATCTTCACCAATGCGCCGGGCTCGCACGCATTTCCGCCCGTGCTGCTGCTTCGCGATGCCGGCGTCAATGTGTTCTCCGGCAACGACAACATCCGCGATTCCTGGTGGCCCTACGGCGACGGCGACCTGCTCGAACGCGCAATGATGGTCGGCTATCGCTCCGGGTTCAACACCGACGATCAATTGGTCGCGGCCTTCGACATGGTGACGGCCAACGCGGCGCGTGCGCTCTGCCTCCGGGATTACGGCCTCACGGTCGGCGCGGCGGCGGATTTCGTCGTGCTGGATGCACGGCACGTCCAGGAAGCGGTGGTCGCGCGTCCGAAGCCGCGCGACGTCTACAAGGCCGGCCGGCTCATCGCCCGTGGCGGCGTGGTGGTGATCTAAGGCGCCCGGAAGCAGTGAACAGGGAGGAATCGCCCTTGACGAACAGCCGCAATGCCGATCTCAATCCGGGCTGCTTGCGCCGGGAACCGGACCGCTGCCCTTTGTGGCCTGATGCGGCCGTGCCTTGCGTGACTACCCGAGCCCAGGCAAGGTTGACGCCGTGACAGAGACGACAGCACAGACCAGCCCCACCCGCAGCACGACCCGCGGAAAACGTCCGCGCGACTCCGCGCTCACCAAGGAGGCGATCCTGCGCGCGGCGACCTTCGAGTTCTGCCACAATGGCCTCGGGGGTGCACGCGTGGAGGCCATTGCGCAGCGCGCCAAGGCCAACATGCGCCTGCTGTACGCCTATTTCGGCGACAAGAACGGGCTCTACATCGCGGTCCTCGAGGACGTCTACACCGAGATCCGCGCCGCCGAACAGCAGCTCAAGCTGGATGATCTCGAGCCGATCGCCGCGATGAGCGAGCTGATCGATTTCACCTTCACGTTCTTCGGGCAGCACCAGAACTACATCGCCCTGATCAACACCGAGAACCTTCAACGCGGGCGCAACATGCGCAAGTCGCGCAAGATCGCCGATCTCACTCTGCCCCTGGTCGCAAGCATCGAAAGCATCCTGCGGCGCGGTGTGGCGGCGGGCCTGTTTCGCAGCGACGTCGATCCGATCCAGCTCTACGTCTCGATCACGGCGATGAGCTATTTCCACGTGTCCAACCGCTACACGCTGTCGGCGATGTTCGACCGGGACCTCGGCGATCCGGACTGGCTTGCGCTGCGGCGCGAGCATGCGCAGGACATGATCCTGACCTGGCTGACGGCGCCCGTTGGGGAACGCAAGTCAAGGTCTGCGGGATCGAAGGTGACCGCGCAACCCCGCAAGCCGTCGCGCTAGCGGGCGCGGCGCACGATACGGCATCG
The window above is part of the Bradyrhizobium sp. PSBB068 genome. Proteins encoded here:
- a CDS encoding amidohydrolase family protein, which produces MTAIDTLFQNARLTDGQLVEIAVSGGKIVAISPSRQSYGAVGDTHDLGRRLVLPGMVEGHIHLDKCFIGDDWKPHRPCTAGFSVRERVKFEKEALAGAKPISVRAAALIDLCVSQGTTHMRSHVDVDAAVGLQHFEAIAAAREAHREKVSIQIVAFPQSGILTSPGTAALLEDAVRAGADLIGGLDPAGHDGDAAGHLDVVFGIAERHGVGIDIHLHDGGLQGIAEIEEIARRTKASGLGGKVAISHAYALGEVAADVAQRTAQQLAESGVAIFTNAPGSHAFPPVLLLRDAGVNVFSGNDNIRDSWWPYGDGDLLERAMMVGYRSGFNTDDQLVAAFDMVTANAARALCLRDYGLTVGAAADFVVLDARHVQEAVVARPKPRDVYKAGRLIARGGVVVI
- a CDS encoding TetR family transcriptional regulator; amino-acid sequence: MTETTAQTSPTRSTTRGKRPRDSALTKEAILRAATFEFCHNGLGGARVEAIAQRAKANMRLLYAYFGDKNGLYIAVLEDVYTEIRAAEQQLKLDDLEPIAAMSELIDFTFTFFGQHQNYIALINTENLQRGRNMRKSRKIADLTLPLVASIESILRRGVAAGLFRSDVDPIQLYVSITAMSYFHVSNRYTLSAMFDRDLGDPDWLALRREHAQDMILTWLTAPVGERKSRSAGSKVTAQPRKPSR